The Streptococcus sp. oral taxon 431 nucleotide sequence GCAATTTTTGCTTCATATCTGTGTAAGCAAAACCTTTGACCGTATCACCAACTGTATGCTGACCTTCTTCTTTAGCTAGGGCATATGTTTGACCATCCTTTTGAACAAAGTAAAAACGGTCATTTTCATCGATGATGAGTCCAACGATAAAACTTGCAAGATTTGTATTCATATTTCCTTCTTTCGAATAAAACTCAGCCAGCAATGCCAACTGAGTTTTTCTGTTTATTTCTTAGACTTCCAAGATTTCTTTTTCTTTGTTGGCAGTCATTTCGTCGATGTGTTTAACAGCATCGTCTGTTGCTTTTTGAATATCTTTTTCAAGAGTCTTCAATTCGTCTTCAGTGATTTCTTTTGCTTTTTCTTGTTTCTTAGCCTCGTCCATAGCATCACGACGGATATTACGGATAGCAACTTTAGCATTTTCACCGACTTTTTTCACTTCTTTAGCAAGGTCGCGACGAGTTTCTTCTGTGAGAGCTGGGATTACCAAGCGAATAACAGAGCCATCGTTAGCTGGTGTAATACCTAGGTCTGAAGCATTCAAAGCACGTTCGATATCTTTCAAAGATGATTTGTCAAATGGTGTTACCAACAAAACACGCGCTTCTGGGATTGTGATAGAAGCAATTTGGTTAAGTGGTGTTTCAACACCATAGTACTCAACGTGGATGCGGTCAAGCAAGCTAGCATTAGCACGGCCAGCACGAATACTTCCAAACTCACGAGCAAGTGAGTGGTGAGATTGGGTCATTCTCTCTTTTGCTTTTTCTACGATTGCGTTTGCCATAATCTTTTCTTATTCCTTTTCTTCGATATTATTTGAAACTGTAGTTCCGATATTTTCACCAAATACAACACGTTTAATATTTCCTGGTTGGTTCATGTTGAAAACTACCAAGTCAATATCATTGTCCATTGAAAGTGTTGAAGCTGTTGAGTCCATGATACGGAGACCTTTATTGATCACGTCACGGTGAGTCAACTCTTCAAATTTAACAGCTGTCTTATCTTTTTTAGGATCAGCATTGTAGACACCATCAACCCCATTCTTAGCCATCAAGATAGCGTCCGCTTCAATCTCAGCTGCACGAAGAGCCGCTGTTGTATCTGTTGAGAAGTATGGTGAACCAATTCCCGCACCAAAGATAACTATGCGTCCTTTTTCAAGATGACGAAGAGCACGACCACGAACGTAAGGTTCTGCTACTTGTTGCATAGCAAT carries:
- the pyrH gene encoding UMP kinase → MEPKYKRILIKLSGEALAGERGVGIDIKTVQAMAQEIQEVHNLGIEIALVIGGGNLWRGEPAAEAGMDRVQADYTGMLGTVMNALVMADSLQQVGVDTRVQTAIAMQQVAEPYVRGRALRHLEKGRIVIFGAGIGSPYFSTDTTAALRAAEIEADAILMAKNGVDGVYNADPKKDKTAVKFEELTHRDVINKGLRIMDSTASTLSMDNDIDLVVFNMNQPGNIKRVVFGENIGTTVSNNIEEKE
- the frr gene encoding ribosome recycling factor; the encoded protein is MANAIVEKAKERMTQSHHSLAREFGSIRAGRANASLLDRIHVEYYGVETPLNQIASITIPEARVLLVTPFDKSSLKDIERALNASDLGITPANDGSVIRLVIPALTEETRRDLAKEVKKVGENAKVAIRNIRRDAMDEAKKQEKAKEITEDELKTLEKDIQKATDDAVKHIDEMTANKEKEILEV